ACCGATGTTTACGGTTTTCTGGCCAATCTGGACCAAGGCCATGCCGGCTGGGATAAGGCGCGTAAGGCTGTGGTGCTGGGGGCGGGTGGTGCCAGTCGGGCGATCATTCAGGGGTTACTGGATCGGGGATTGCAGCATGTTCATGTTGTCAATCGGACCCTGGCGCGAGCGCAGGACCTGGCGGATCATTTTGGTGCGGCCGTCCATGCACATGGAAGAGAGCAACTGCAGGAGGTTTTGCAGGGCGCGGACCTCTTGGTCAACACCACGTCTCTTGGCATGAATGGTGAAGATGTTCCACAGATTGACTGGGATAGGCTGTCACCCGGCGCTTTGGTAACGGATATTGTCTACACGCCGCTGGAAACTGGCTTGTTGCGGCAGGCGAGGGCGGCGGGCTTTGCCACTGTGGATGGTCTTGGCATGCTTTTGCATCAGGCCGTACCTGGCTTTGAAAAATGGTTCGGCGTCCGGCCAGAGGTGACGGATGATTTGCGGCAATTGTTGATTGCCGATCTGGAGAAGCAGCGATGATCCGCATCGGCCTCACGGGCTCTATTGGCATGGGCAAGACAACGACGGCAGATTTTTTTCGTCAGGAAGGTGTGCCGGTCTATGATGCGGATGCGGCGGTGCATGACTTGTACCGGGGCGATGCTGTTGCTTCGATCGGCGCGGTGTTTCCCGAAGCGGTTATTTCTGGAGTCGTAGATCGGGAAATTCTCAGTCGGACTCTGGCTCAGAATCCGGGTAAACTTAAACAACTCGAGGCAATTGTTCACCCGCTGGTGCGCGACAAGCAACAGGACTTTCTGGAAGATCAGGAATTGGCGGGCGCCGATCTGGTTGTTTTCGATATTCCGCTGCT
The Allorhizobium ampelinum S4 genome window above contains:
- a CDS encoding shikimate dehydrogenase, coding for MHDSRETFLTGAFVAGYPIKHSRSPIIHSYWLQQHGLIGGYDKLEIDPADIADFFARMKSGKTRYRGGNITIPHKEAAFQIADVPDMVATQLGAANTLWLENGLIHATNTDVYGFLANLDQGHAGWDKARKAVVLGAGGASRAIIQGLLDRGLQHVHVVNRTLARAQDLADHFGAAVHAHGREQLQEVLQGADLLVNTTSLGMNGEDVPQIDWDRLSPGALVTDIVYTPLETGLLRQARAAGFATVDGLGMLLHQAVPGFEKWFGVRPEVTDDLRQLLIADLEKQR
- the coaE gene encoding dephospho-CoA kinase (Dephospho-CoA kinase (CoaE) performs the final step in coenzyme A biosynthesis.), giving the protein MIRIGLTGSIGMGKTTTADFFRQEGVPVYDADAAVHDLYRGDAVASIGAVFPEAVISGVVDREILSRTLAQNPGKLKQLEAIVHPLVRDKQQDFLEDQELAGADLVVFDIPLLFETGGEKRLDKVVVVSCDADTQRRRVLARPGWSEEKLALVLSRQMPDAEKRARADFVIETGQGLQVAQTQVKAIVSTLRGQT